A single region of the Chiloscyllium punctatum isolate Juve2018m chromosome 15, sChiPun1.3, whole genome shotgun sequence genome encodes:
- the htr1fa gene encoding 5-hydroxytryptamine receptor 1F gives MNKMDLENETYTNFTIEELTKGKTSKVLISLSLSVLTIMTTLINSLVISAIIVTRKLHHPANYLICSLAVTDLLVAVLVMPFNIIYTVKETWVMGQVVCNIWLSVDITCCTCSILHLAAIALDRYRAITDAVEYAQKRTPKRAGIMITVVWVISIFISMPPLFWRHQGNNKEDECLIKHEHLVYTIYSTFGAFYIPLGLILILYYKIYRAAKTLYHKRSASKHINEDVNGKMPSITVRSPRTPSTLCISEKSISDPSTIEDGDKIHITARSLNPSTCQQEKLWKRNKISGTRERKAATTLGLILGAFVICWLPFFLKELIVNVCDSCYISPEMTDFLTWLGYLNSLINPLIYTIFNEDFKKAFQKLVRCKMFL, from the coding sequence ATGAACAAAATGGATTTAGAAAACGAAACTTACACCAACTTTACAATCGAAGAGCTGACAAAGGGGAAAACTTCCAAAGTGCTGATATCGCTTTCACTCTCAGTCCTAACGATCATGACCACACTTATTAATTCACTGGTGATAAGTGCAATTATTGTAACAAGAAAGCTTCACCACCCAGCAAACTATTTAATATGCTCCCTCGCTGTTACAGATTTACTTGTTGCCGTCCTTGTGATGCCCTTCAATATTATTTACACTGTAAAGGAGACATGGGTGATGGGTCAGGTTGTCTGCAACATCTGGTTAAGTGTTGACATTACATGTTGCACATGCTCTATTCTTCACCTGGCTGCAATTGCCCTAGACAGGTATAGGGCTATAACTGATGCTGTGGAATATGCACAGAAGAGGACACCTAAACGTGCTGGAATAATGATCACAGTTGTATGGGTTATTTCCATCTTTATATCAATGCCTCCTTTGTTTTGGAGACACCAAGGAAATAATAAGGAGGATGAGTGTCTTATTAAGCATGAGCATCTTGTCTACACAATCTATTCTACATTTGGAGCATTTTATATTCCCTTGGGTTTGATCCTCATTCTGTACTATAAAATATATCGAGCAGCTAAAACGCTTTATCACAAAAGGAGTGCAAGCAAGCACATCAACGAGGATGTAAATGGCAAGATGCCCAGCATTACTGTCAGAAGCCCCAGGACACCTTCGACACTGTGCATATCTGAAAAGTCCATTTCAGACCCTTCTACAATTGAAGATGGAGACAAAATCCACATCACAGCTCGAAGTCTCAACCCCAGCACTTGCCAACAAGaaaaattgtggaagagaaacAAAATCTCTGGCACAAGAGAAAGAAAGGCAGCAACCACTTTGGGCTTGATTCTGGGAGCATTTGTAATATGCTGGTTACCTTTCTTTCTAAAAGAACTCATCGTGAATGTCTGTGACTCCTGCTATATTTCTCCAGAGATGACTGATTTTTTGACATGGCTAGGTTACCTCAATTCTTTAATCAATCCTCTTATTTACACAATATTCAATGAAGACTTTAAGAAAGCTTTTCAGAAGCTAGTACGCTGCAAAATGTTTCTGTAA